The following are encoded in a window of Chitinophagaceae bacterium genomic DNA:
- a CDS encoding SIMPL domain-containing protein → MKKITLLFAATTIVFALHAQPATQPGCYPFPKTISVTGSATMEVVPDEIYVQVDLREYKKKGEDKVELDKIKSDFLGYCRAAGIADNDISVASYDGYNMANIWRRKKRDPELLASISYQVKFSNTKLIDDLVDRLDDQATNNFRITRASHSKITEYRKQLKIQAVKAAREKAIYLAEAINEQPGQAIEINEPEENISSDVVSAAYRNNYKSLGVNEVRLDQSKNAYYGITDEGVDYRKIKLRLEVKVLYALK, encoded by the coding sequence ATGAAAAAGATTACACTGCTTTTTGCAGCAACAACCATCGTTTTTGCACTCCATGCCCAACCCGCCACCCAGCCGGGATGCTATCCTTTTCCAAAGACAATTTCGGTAACCGGCAGCGCTACCATGGAAGTGGTCCCGGATGAGATCTATGTGCAGGTTGACCTGAGGGAATACAAAAAGAAAGGAGAAGATAAAGTGGAACTGGATAAGATCAAATCGGATTTCCTGGGATATTGCAGGGCAGCAGGCATTGCAGATAATGATATCTCCGTGGCGTCCTACGACGGGTATAACATGGCGAATATCTGGCGTCGTAAAAAAAGGGACCCCGAACTCCTGGCATCCATATCCTACCAGGTAAAGTTCAGCAATACCAAACTCATCGACGACCTCGTGGACAGGCTTGATGACCAGGCCACCAACAATTTCAGGATCACCCGGGCATCGCACAGTAAAATAACCGAATACCGCAAACAACTTAAGATACAGGCAGTAAAAGCGGCCAGGGAAAAAGCCATTTACCTGGCCGAAGCCATTAATGAACAACCGGGACAGGCCATTGAGATAAATGAACCGGAGGAAAACATAAGCTCGGATGTAGTTTCAGCTGCCTACAGGAACAATTACAAAAGCCTCGGCGTAAATGAGGTCAGGCTAGACCAATCAAAAAATGCATATTACGGCATAACCGATGAAGGGGTTGATTACCGGAAAATAAAGCTCCGGCTGGAAGTGAAAGTACTGTATGCACTGAAATGA
- a CDS encoding peptidyl-prolyl cis-trans isomerase, producing MKKIILLFLFSGFIASANGQSVAQIKKILDTTSNPIGFVKYVLKKKYYIDTITVVSTAQFLGKADSLAYHGKTGKTYGPFRKENILVKILTKAPNTFYHVNHILLDSSVFDPSFAEALADTIIAKIRSGASSFAAQAAVYSADLASASKGGDLGWFIKGVMLPQLDKELTKRKKGDLFKVWSVSGLHIVRIADNPKQDTGYALLLRVIL from the coding sequence GTGAAAAAAATCATTTTACTTTTCCTTTTTTCCGGTTTCATTGCTTCTGCGAACGGCCAGTCTGTTGCCCAGATAAAAAAGATCCTGGATACCACCAGCAACCCCATCGGCTTTGTAAAATATGTACTGAAGAAAAAATATTACATAGATACCATTACGGTGGTAAGTACAGCCCAGTTCCTGGGAAAGGCCGACAGCCTTGCTTACCATGGTAAGACCGGGAAGACATACGGGCCTTTCCGGAAAGAAAATATCCTCGTTAAGATCCTGACCAAAGCTCCCAATACTTTTTATCATGTGAACCATATTTTACTGGACAGCTCCGTTTTTGATCCCTCATTTGCTGAAGCACTGGCCGATACGATCATTGCGAAAATCAGGTCCGGGGCCAGCAGCTTTGCCGCACAGGCAGCTGTTTACAGTGCCGACCTGGCTTCTGCTTCAAAGGGAGGCGACCTGGGGTGGTTCATAAAAGGCGTGATGCTCCCCCAGTTGGACAAGGAATTGACAAAACGCAAGAAAGGGGACCTGTTCAAGGTTTGGTCTGTATCCGGGCTGCATATCGTACGCATTGCCGACAATCCGAAACAGGATACCGGT